A stretch of DNA from Mugil cephalus isolate CIBA_MC_2020 chromosome 12, CIBA_Mcephalus_1.1, whole genome shotgun sequence:
AAGAATATTTTGGATCTTTATTAGAATCCATATGAATCTAGAtcttacataaatatatataacaaaaacatttaaattattctgatttgttttggattacattttaaattatccAGATAGTATCTGGCCTTAGAAAGCTGTTGTAGAAGCTTAGTCAAACCCATGTGGTTGATGAAATGTATGCAGGTTTAAACAATAATGAAATTCTTTGGATAGATTTTTGGATTCCTGCTCACTGATATGGTGCAAGTTACTTGTGGTGTCCCACTAGGCCCCTACTTTGAtcccttttgtttgttgtttaatctAAGAAATGCACTGACAAAGTAATGGCTCATATATTAATACAAAAATCATTTTGAAGTATAGACATGTTCCTGATACAATTATCTGGAGCTTCATATGGAGTACAATTTCATGTGTCCAAGCTAtcaaaattagaaaaagaaaaaaaaaacagctaaaagaaTACATTACAGCTTAAGTTTCTAAATGACACAATATCTTGACTGCTTTCTCTGACTTGCTCAGTTCATATTAAAAAGGTATGAAACTCATATATGCacagtttccttttcctttctcaaAATGTTAAACACTTCTGTTTGTTGGTGCAATTTCCAGAAGAATGCTGTGATTGACAGCCTTCAGGAGCAGGTGAATAACGCCAAGGATAAACTCCTGCGACTCATGTCAGCCAGCCAGCCCTCTGAGGACCCAGACATGGACTCCTCCGCCACCCAGACCACTGAACTTCCATCTGAAggccccccttcttcttctccatctcagaGAGACACTAAATCCAGAATATCCGTCTCTGATCTCTCACCTTACCCtatttctcctcctgtttcattatctgctgctgctgctgaaccaTCCTCTGAGCCTTCCTCTGTTTCTAACTCCTCAGcccctgtttgtgtttcctctcctctccccgcTGATATTAATGCAACTGAAACTAAGAGAAGGGGATCTACTACTGGCCCTACAGTCCGAGAGtccagaacagaagaggacaTTAAACAGCCCCTGTCCACCACATTCCCTGGCTTTCTCAGGACAGCAGAGGAGACAGTTGAGTTTGTCACTTCTCTACAATCGCGCAGAGGATTGAACCCCTCTCGCATGGAAACCTTTGGCAGCGATAGCGGTCTAACGTTTCAGCAGGGAGTAAATGCGAGGCCAACTGGTTTTATTAGCAGTGAACAGTTGCAGGAGATCCTCCAGGAGCTGAGCGTGGACGCAGTCACGGAAACAGCTCTTCGCTCTCCCGGTCAGGCATCCAGGACGCCCTCTCAGctaaaactgaacaaactcCCCACGCTCTCCCCTCTTTCCATTCGGTCACCCCGCTCCCCTCATCCACCTGTTTTCTTCCGCTACCCAAGCATCTCCCCCTACTCGATGAGAAAACGGCGGCCGCCCTTTCACTCCTCCAGAAGAGGTTTGGCCCCTCCCTGCTTCTACACAGGTTCAGACATTGCTATTTGTGGGGAGATGAGAACAAACTGTGAACACCAAAATCCAGGAAATCACCCGGAGGGTTTATCTGTGGATGATGAACTTCTCCAGGTTCCCCACGGTGAGCTCGAGGGGGAAAGGGAAGAGGATGATGCAGAAGgggaggaagtgggaggaaaatGTCAAAGGTGCGTTTCAAGGTGTCACAGATTGCGTTGTGCAGGAGAGAAGCACTCGGCTCCACCTGATGTGGAAGTGGGAGGTGATAATGAGCAGCACCATAAACACATTAGAGACTCATGCGGGTACTGGGACTCAGACTCTAGCAGCTCAACCGACTACTGCTACTACCACCGCCCTTATTGTGAGTCTTGCCTGCAGCGAGGCTCGCTCCTGTGCTCCGACAGCTCGTCAGACTCCTCCGACAGCGAGTATGACAGCTATACGGGCCTCTACCGCTCCCCACGCCCTGTGGTATTCAAAGAAGACCTCAAACCCACTTTTGTATGATCACGTGTTCACGGCACTTTACATATTCATCCATCTCCACCACTTGAATTTATGTCCCTAGAAATGTCCAAAATTAGCTTTGAGGATAAAGCAGGCACAGCGATAATCATGTGTCATGCGCTTTTCTAATGGGAGATAATTTGACAGTAGCTTTTAGTGTTatatttcattctgtttgaAGAGACGGTTGACATTCCTGTGTATTCCTTGTGATCAAAAGCACacagtggtatttttttttaatattacttGTGgcattagtattattatttcttttttttttttttttactgtcaaatGAAAAACCAAGATGTCCTAAAATGTATTTCAGAAAATGGGATGGCAGAAAGCTCTTTCACAGATCATTAGAAATGTGCATTCTATTAGCTACTGTGcaaatgctgtatttattttaatatttatttgttttgtgtacagatttctgttctgggcCATTTTTACTGTTTCACGTGATTCTTAAGATGTTGGTTGCTATTGTTGTTGCATAATCTGACTTAATTTATCTTGAGTGGCCCTAAGCAGATGCATGTATTATGTACATAACGATAAGGAGGGTTTCATGCTGTTACTTATCTCCACCCTTGTCACTATCGTTGCCCTGTGTCAATGAGAGTTTTTAATATACCAAGGTCACAACTATCTACAGTGTTACAGTTTCTGTGTGTGAACGAGCTGCTGGCCTTTGACTTCTGATTCTAGCCTCcgtgcaaaagaaaaagaaaatcaccacttgttctgcagaaacattttttaactgtgctATGTTAAAATGCTAACGCAGACCgtttcatgttaaaatgctaaACATTTCCTCAGCTTTAGAATATTTGCAAACTTCATATTCtatacacatatttatacacatattCTTTTCTGACTTGCCCTTCACTCGCACCCCTTTCCACAATCTgcctcactgtgttttttttttcctaccacAAATGGGAAAATGCGTGTTTGCCGGGGGAGGTGTTGCTGCAAAGGGAAAACAGTGTCTTGCGTTACTTCTGCTCAGCTGCCTGCCTTTGAGATGCGGCTGCTCTGTCTATTCTGCTTGTGAACCACTGAAGGAGCAGCCGAGGAGAAATTCCCTTTCATATGAAGCATAAcagagtttatatatatatgtactagCCAACCTATCATTGTGAAGGAGGAAGGACTTCCCCGTTAAGATaagaaaagtgaaatgcatTCTGCTTGAGATGAGCTATACCGGCAGTAGAGTAgagttttaggtaatttcttTTAACAAGTTACCCTTTGTTAATGGTTTATAATCTGTAACGGATTGCTCAGATTTTATAGATTAGTCATAACCTTTAAATACTTCTTATTTCTGAGTAGCCAGATTATAGAACACCATGCATTTATGATTGGGACCAACATGCATGCATTAACACGTTATTTAGAATTGTTAGTGATATACAGTTCATAGAGTCATTATTTccagaagtaaaaaaaacaaacaaacaaaaaacaataagcaatgggTGGTTTCAAAGGCCAGCTGACCCAAATTTATACTTATACATTGAGATTAAACCCGATTGATATAACATGAGCAAAAGTTCAAGGTTAATCATTTATTGTCTAAATGGAATACCGAGATGCAAAAAGAAATGCACTGGAGAAAGCCACGGCTCTCCCACacataaaatgcacaaatagGTCCAAGGTAGTAAAAGAATATGCAGTGcaagatattttttattttgcacaatatGCAAGTTATCATAAAATGTAATTCAACTTATAGGGGCATTATAGGGGCAAGCTACTGTACtaatgttaaattttaaaaaagaaagatgtgaAATTGGAGATGCTCGTTTTTTGTTAGGAGggataatatgtaatattttaataagtaaataacaaatacaaacactgaagagttaatcaatattaataaaaaaaatacagttatagAATCATACATCAAACTAAGTAGCTTTTAAAGTCGCAAAAATAAGCTAAATTCTGACAGGAGGCTCTTGTTTAATGGGTGTACCACTGTTTAGCAGAGGTAGAGGATAGGCTTTTGTGACTTACATGGCAACAGTGCTGCATGACCACCGGCGCTCAGTGACAGCTGGTCCATTTGAATTGACGGGCCTGGTCCCGGAGCCCCATTGGCCCACGGAGTCATCAATCTCGGGTGGCAGCTCCGCCCATTGTCCCCGTCGCGGCATGGAGAAAACCCTTTGAAGTCGTGAGGGCGGTGCGGAGCAAATTATGCCATGTGGTGCTCCAGAGCTGCACTTCCATTGGACAACGGGGACTCACGGTAACGCCCATTTGTGAAGGATACtctctctgattggctaaaCCGGCCACCCCAGATTCACAGCGTGCGCGTTCACGGCTTTGCTATTCTCCGTTGAGGTTTGCGTCAGGAGCGTGAACTCCTCTAACAGTTCCTGTAACGCTTTACGGCAGCGACGTAGATAATGTGCGCAGCGACAAAGACTGCGAGCCCGAAACCTATGgggaaggaataaaaaaaaaaaatcagtatcgTCGCACTGTTCCTAAAGACCATCATTTTCCGAGCAGCTCACTGCCCCTGGGTCTCGGCTAAGACACGGGAATTTGACAGCGGTGGGACCGGATTTTGAGTGCGCGTGAAGCCGGTGAATCCGTTGTAGAGGGCTGATTTTCCGGTGGACCGTCTGTAGGCTAAGGGTACAGCGAGGGAGCCGCCATGGCCGTCGGATCATTGAGCCTCCACATCGGGATATGAAGAGGAACTGCATGTGTCCCGAATCGACGAGAAAACGCCGCATTCATCTGTCCTCCGCGCCGGACCCACATCCGAACTCGTGAAATTGATCCCACACCCACCGAGATATCGCATTTGGTTTTAAACAGGGGGGCCACAGGGAGAGGCCAGATTCATGACTATTTTAGTCGGAGACGTGTCTTCAAAGGCCCGTTGAGAGAAAACCTGGATTATAAGGAGGAAACGATGCTCTGATTGACTGTACGTGGGAAAGAAAGGGTAGTTTATTAGGTGATACCAAGTAGCGTGGAGGATCGTGGGATAAAAGGGGGTGTCTTTTCTGACTGTCCTCCCTGTGAATAATAGTGACATTACATATACTGTCATCCTTTTTTGGATGAGAAGGTCCGGCGGATCGTTCAGCGCTGCCGTTTAACAAGCCACAGTCTCCCGAGTCGAGAGAATCAAAAGGGATTGGATCATGTCGGGTCGGCCCAGGACCACATCCTTCGCGGAGAGCTGCAAACCAGTGCCGCAGCCTTCTGCTTTCGGCAGCATGAAAGTCAGCAGTAAGTACACCCCCTGTAATCCTagagcacctttttttttttttcctctctctctctctctcctgcatGCACCAGGCCCATAGTAGGCTCCACACATGCTCGCACAATCGCCTTCTCACTCGGCAGCCGGAAAATGTGTCAAGCGAGCACAACGTTTGGCTTAGTCCCCGTCATATATCTGTGTCATGGGGCTGAGATTGGACGGCGCTGagcggcacacacacacacacacacacgccgctTTCTCGCTTCGGTGTGACCGCGCACCGCTGCGCCCTGACGCGCCGCCCCGGGGCCGGTCAGTCTGACCGGGGTTGGCAGGCCGCGCCGGGCAGGGCCGGGCCAGGCTTAGGCCAGGGGGAAAGGTAGTATTGGCACCGGCCCAGGTTACAAACCAAGTCCCCTCCTTTTTTTACCGCAGATCCGGTCTGATTAATGCCAACGTGAATGTAGATTAGATCTCATAGCGGTGTTACTACACAGCACCAATCATATGCGTAATGGAGTTAAAGCGATAGGGCCGGTCTATTACGCAACTGTCAAGGCGGAAGGTGCGCCCATAGTCGACGCGGGGCGACGCTGACGCGGTGCTGGAAAGGGCTGGTTCACCGCTCCCGTTTCTGTGCGCCGCGTCGAAATTAGACGTCGCGACGGCTCCGGGAGGAAGGAGTGTGACCCCAGAGTATCTTGTTCATGAAGCCCCCGCTGGCACCGCGCCGGAGACTGGTTATAGACTGGCCTGCAGAGATGAGTCCATGCGACTGACGAGGCCTGCCAGCTGGGCATGGGAGGCTGTCAGTGCTGCTCCTTGGACACACATGTCTCAcctagtttctgcttcagtgtgTATCCAGCTATATCAGTGCATGTCTCGCTCGCTGTCTTCTCACCGTCCAGTGTCCTCTTTGCAAACTGGGCAGAGCATGGCTGATGAGTTAGGAACTAGTTGAAGTATTTAATGTAGCATCCGTGTTGATAAATTCATGGTTTGCTTGTGTGAAATTGTGCCGTTTGCATGAcccacatttgatttgatttgatttgatttgaccgGCTCCCGGCATCTACAGTATCTCGCCACACTTATCTCTTATCTAATGCACACATTTGgatgtgtgtggaaaaaaaaaaaaaaaaaactgcgtcTGTTCAGGAATGTTGCTGATGCTTCTGGGCTGTGATGTGATCACGATGTGTGTTAGTAGGGTGAGGCCTGAGGCCGAGGCTCTCCTCTAGGCCTTGGCACTGGAAACCACTTAGCGGACTATGACACGCATGCTTTCTAAACAGGGAGACGCACTCCAATCCTAATACTCGTCCTGCCCCAGATACATGTATGGGTGTCGGAGCGTTCCAGCCGGCCAGTTCAAaatggagaaggaaggaaaaacgCTCTCCAGAACACAGGAATCTTTTGTCAGTAAGGCGGCTAAATGTAGGAACTCGAGGACTTGTGCGGTCTAATTGGTTTTAAGACATAAGCCACTGAATAAGCAGAACGTGTGGCTGACCTTATGGACCTGTTATTACACCACTACaccaccccaccctcccccttCTCTATGgtttctcaactttttttttttttttctctcaataaGACTCATCTAGTAAGTCAGTAGGTCATTATCAGTCATCAGAGGCTGATCCTGGAAACGGCCTTTGCAAAATTATATATCACGTTTGATTTCTACAAACAGGTGGTGTTCAGTGGACGCACAGAGGAGAATAGAGCTGTTGATTACTCACACGTCCCCCGTGGTATAATGGTGTATAATGTATACTATTGTTGCAGTCATTTCCTGCCCTTTAAATATACTTAAATGAACCGTTTTTGAAGCATATTTGCAGGTCTGAGATAAGCGACGGCGGCGAAACGTTGCTTTTTGTACATAGTTTCATATAGTTTTGTCCCTGAGTAAATTCACATTGGAAAGCATCGTGAAACATGCATCGTATTGGGTGTGTCTCTCCTTAAATGCATCTTCTCCAGCCTAAATTTTTGCTCATACCACGCTGCCCTAACCAGCCTGATTCGGGCTGCGTGGTATgagcaaaaatgtatatcatggtatttttctaaattctgacGGCATCACGGTGAAAATACCAGTATTTGGTGTGAACCGGAAagtaccacccagccctagtcCTGGTGTCAGTTTGCTTGATATTTCATATTATCAACCAGTAATCCAAAACGCGCAGTTATTGACTCTCATTTTAGACCAAAGTGAGCAGAGATCTTTCACAATTGTGAGGAATGTTCCCACAACTGGCTCCTATTTTCTTGGATTCTTAGCGTGACATGAGTTATcagaatgtgaatttaaatgatgAACCAACAGTTTGGACTCTGATTGATAGTAAattgataataaaaacagacgTCTGCACTCACGAAAAGAAcaacgtcattttttttttataatctgaAGTCAGATTGGTCACTTTGGAGTTAGAGTTGCATGGTATGCGGTGTCAGCTGTGTTGTGACCAGACTTTGGACTGAATGAATTTATATGACACCATGTCACCTTACTGGAATCTGCGtagacctgttttttttccccttcttttccAACATGTCATCTACCATTACCCTGACCTCCACCgtcctaacacacacacacacacacacacacacacacacacacacgtaacacTCACATGTGTGTGAATAACTTGGCTGATGATCCTAAGCAGCTGTAACCAGTGTGTGATGATCCTGGAGAGAATGCTCTTACCCCTCCCACACGGCCAGACAGAAACGCACATGTGCGTCCGCATGCATACatcacaagcacacactcagCACGGCCCtcttaggttttgttttttggggggtgagGCAGCTGGCCAAGAACAATGAGCGGcttgttttgcatttcaaagctgcagctctctctctccctcctcccccttttccctcttttcctgcCTGTCCCTCTCTCACATTTAGCAAGTGATGATGGGGAACAAAATGAACTAATTATAATCTCTGATTCCGAATGAAACGGCGGGGCTCGCAGACGAGACGAGAACCGCCAGAATCACTCGGGACTTAAAAGCCGGCCGAGTTTTCGAGAGGGACGGAGAAGCGAGAGGATGCTCGGTCTCAGGCTCGGGTTTATTGGATGCGAGCGGCGCGGCTCCGCGGGCTTGCGCGCTGGTATCTAAAATCTATTCAGCCTCCTCGTGTCTGATCAAAAAACTCAGCCTCCATGTCAGCGCTGCCTGGCCGAACTCGCTCCGTGTCAGCGGTGACATTCCTGCGACTGGATGTTCCAGTAGTGTAGTGAATAATCTCGTCAGCCGTACAGCAGCGCTGGGAACACTTTGCGTACCTGCACTGTGCACACCCAGTCCGTGCTTGCGGTTGCTTGCGGCGCAGTCCAGGAATGTAACTAATTGGGCAGCGGTGGCCCAACGATTCAAGAAGGGAGCTCACCCCGGTGTGGTGGGTTGAAATCTGGCTGGAAAAGGGAATAGTGCCTCTCTCTTATCGACACAGCTGTGTCGCCCTTGAGTTCAAAAGAGATGTCATTTCGATGTG
This window harbors:
- the gpr156 gene encoding probable G-protein coupled receptor 156 isoform X1, coding for MVRRLGSVMEPELNCSSQCDSPLCFIQSGVSRQEGIDILQRLCSLSTKSVEVPRRSLSPVLSAVVWTLLSCGILLEFCFLLFTLRFKNNRIVKMSSPNLNVLTLFGSVLTYSAGFLFAVDEHSQSSIALLQARAWTLCVGSTLVFGPILGKTWRLYRVFTQRVPDKRVIIRDIQLMGMVALLILVDMLILTIWSLTDPVRCSRSVGAAVKVMERDISYSLSQLYSCSSAYSNLWIIIITVQKGCLLLYGTYLAGLTSNVSHPPVNQSPTIITAVTLVTVSSAVAVPVFIFLKAWPNLIYTAVAGAILICTLATNCMLFVPQLTQWRQFEEDQNNPSQMAKYFSSPSKSQPSVYSQDEIYYLLGENSSMKKLINEKNAVIDSLQEQVNNAKDKLLRLMSASQPSEDPDMDSSATQTTELPSEGPPSSSPSQRDTKSRISVSDLSPYPISPPVSLSAAAAEPSSEPSSVSNSSAPVCVSSPLPADINATETKRRGSTTGPTVRESRTEEDIKQPLSTTFPGFLRTAEETVEFVTSLQSRRGLNPSRMETFGSDSGLTFQQGVNARPTGFISSEQLQEILQELSVDAVTETALRSPGQASRTPSQLKLNKLPTLSPLSIRSPRSPHPPVFFRYPSISPYSMRKRRPPFHSSRRGLAPPCFYTGSDIAICGEMRTNCEHQNPGNHPEGLSVDDELLQVPHGELEGEREEDDAEGEEVGGKCQRCVSRCHRLRCAGEKHSAPPDVEVGGDNEQHHKHIRDSCGYWDSDSSSSTDYCYYHRPYCESCLQRGSLLCSDSSSDSSDSEYDSYTGLYRSPRPVVFKEDLKPTFV